CGCAGTAATGCGGCGCCTAGAGGAATGACCGTCTAGAACAGAATTCGGCTTACGGGCCTTATCTGCGGTTACGGCCCGGAACGCATACGCGTTCCGGGCCTCCACGCTTTAAGGAGTTGAATGGTTGAATCGTTGAATAGTTGAATGGTTTCTGACGTCACCCTGAACCGGGTGCCCCATATCTGCGAAGCAGATGTGGGATATTTCGCGCTCCGCGCGAACCGCTTTTCGGCGGACGCTAATGGGGCCAGGGTGCCCCACCCTCACGGAGTTAGGGTGGGCACGGGAGCACCATAGATCTTCAATCACATTCCTAGTGAAACCCTGTCCAATGAATATCCATCCCCAGGCTTCCCAGGATGATGCCTCCCACTTCATAAAGCAACGAAAAGAATCACCAGGACAGATACGACCAATCGCCATCGCATATCACCATCGTTTCACGGCTTCCGTGGATGGCAATCCCGTCTGTCATACCCATGCATTAACGCTTCAACTTTTAACTTTCAACCTTTAACTCCCAGCAGGGGGAGCTTTTCCCCTGCTGGAAAAAGAGAGACAATCATCCCCATGGAACTTCGCGCTCGTCTCTCTCCGTTCGTAGATGCCGGAACCAACACGCTGACCCGCTCTGTGGTGAAGGTCGCTCTGGGAACACTCTTCCTGGCGGCTTCGTCGTGGCTGGCTGTGCCCATGTTCCCGGTGCCGATCACCATGCAGACCTATGCGGTGCTGGTGGTGGGAGCTCTCTTCGGCGCGCGCCTGGGAACCATTACCGTGTTGGCGTGGCTGGCGGAAGCGGTCATCGGTCTGCCGGTGCTGGCGCATGGCTCGGCCGGTGTTGCCCTGTTCATGGGACCGACCGCCGGTTACCTGGCAAGCTTCCCGGTAACGGCCGCCTTTATCGGCTGGCTCACCGACCGTAAGTGGATCAATGGCGTTGCCGCCAATCTGGGCGCAATGCTGGCAGGCAATGTCATCAACCTGGGTATGGGAGCTGCATGGCTGGCGACCCTGATCGGCTGGAACAAGGCCATCGCCGCGGGCGTGATGCCCTTCGTGATCGGCGCTCTGGTAAAGGCCGGCCTGGCGACGGCAACTGTGATGGCGGCGCGGCGTACCTTCAAGCCCGCGGCCTAAAGGCGGAACCTCATGATTCGTCTGCGTCCGCATCATCTGTTGTGCATGCTGACGTATAAGGGCGAGGGCTACTCGCCGGAGTTTATTGCGAACTTCGACCGGCTTACCCGGCAGCTTGCTGCCAGTGGTGAGCCGGTCGAAATCGTCTCCGGCCCGGATGACATCTGCGCCCCTCTGATCGCCGGCGGCGACTGCCACTGCTTCAACGAAAGTGTGCTGGAACGCGACCAGAAAGCCGCACAGCAGCTCTCTCGCTTGCTGGGAGAGCCCGTAGTTCCGGGAGCCATCCTGGAGCTGACCGGCACCCGTCTGGCCATGCTACGTACTGCCTTCCGCAACGGAGACATTCGCGCAGCCTGCGAGGAATGCCCCTGGAAGCAGCTCTGTGATGGGATTGCCGGCAGTGGCTTCAAGGGAGTGAAGCTGGCCTGAGGCGTTGAAAGTTGCAAGTTGAAAGTTGAAGCCGTGCTGTATTGGCGGTCTATGAATCCTCGCCACACCACCTGAACTCTTCTTCCGCGCTTTTTGTGGAGTGGCTATGCCCCCTAAGAAACCCATGCGGTACGTTTTCAACCCTTCAACTTGCAACTTTCAACTTAAAATACTTGACACCATACACTGTATGTTGCACAGTATGTGTTGTACAGGATATGAACACTATTCTCCCCACTTCCGAGGTTGCCGAAAGCCTGACGCTGGAGCTGCGCCGCGGCTCTCTGGTCTTGGCCGTCCTGGCAGCGCTGCAACAGGAGCACTACGGCTACACCCTGCGCAAGGCACTGGCAGAGCGCGGGTTGGAGATGGAAGAGAGCACGCTGTATCCGCTGTTGCGGCGGCTGGAGACCCAGGGTTTGCTCACCAGCGAGTGGCGCGAGGAAGATAAACGCCGCAAGCGGTTCTATCGCCTGTCGGCCACTGGAGTCACCGTTTTCGAAAAGCTGCTGGCCGAGTACGCCGGGCTGACCTCTGCCCTGGAACGGATTCTTAATTCGTCCGCACGGATTCTTGCTTCATCTGCTGTTGTCACCAAGGAGTGACTGCCATGAACCAGCCCGACACCGAACCGATCTATCCGCCCACCACCTTTGCTCTGCTGATGCCGTACCTCGCCGCCGTCGGCAAGCACCTCCCCACCCACCGCAAGAACGACATCCTGGCCGAGCTGGGTGCGAATCTGCTGGATGCCATGGAAGACCGTGAGGAAGAGCTTGGGCATCCGCTGACGTTGGAGGATCAGGCGGCAATCTTGCGTGCGCATGGACACCCGTTTGAGGTGGCGATGCGATATCAGCCACAGCGAGCTCTGATCGGTCCTCTCTTCGGTGTCTACTGGTATACCCTCAAGCGCGCAACGCCGCTGGTGGTGCTGGTCTTTGCGATCACGCAGACAGTGCTGCCTGCCATCGCTCCGGACGGGGAAAGTTTTGCGCATCGGCTGCTGGGGTTGCCGAGCGTTCTGTTTACCTTCTGGGCGGTGACGACGGCCGTCTTCGCATTTCTGGATTACGGCGTGACCCGCTACGGAGGAGCCCGGCGGTTAACCTCGCAGTGGGATCCTATGAAGTTGGCGGCACAGAAGCCGCGGCCGGTCCTGCACGGCATTGCGCCAAAGCATCCCGTGATCGACCTCATCGTCGATGCCTTCACTCTCGCCTGGCTGGTGGCGGTGCCACGGTTCCCGGCGCTTCTCTTCTTCGGGCCCGCCGCGCATCTCTTTCATATGGAGGCGGCGCCGGTCTGGCACCGTATGTTCGCTCCCATCATCGCCCTTCTGCTGGCGAGGCTGGTGCTGAAGGCGATTGCCCTCGACAGCCGGCATTCGGCGCGGCGGACCGGGCTGCTCTACGTGGCGGCGGACCTGTGCGCAGTGGTGGCCCTTTTGCTGTTGGTGCTTCCGGGAGAGGCGCTTTTCACCATGACGGCCGGAATTCCAGCGAAGGCGGAGACGGGAATTCAGTTCGGAATCATGATGGGGCTGAGAGTAGCGTTAGTCGCAGCTTCGCTGGCCGCGGCGTGGAAGCTGTGGCAGACCATGCGGCTGAGTGGTCCGGCAGATGGAGCGCCGACCGCTGTGATGATGTTGTAACCGCTATGCAGCAGCGCGTCCTAGGGCTTCCGCCTTCTGAATCCAGCGTCCCCGGCCCTGTTCGCTAACGCCCGCTACGTTGCCGAAAACAGTTGCCTTCACAGGCCCCGCACCCACGAGCGCAAGAATGTTGCGCTTCAGCAGCTTGAGGACATGTGCGCCAAACCACCAGCGGAAGACGAAGCCCGGCATGCCCATGGTGATGATGATGCGGGCATGTTTGCCTTTGAGCAGCTTTGGAAAACGGCCCTTTCGTGAGGGTTCCACCAGATCCGGCTGGAAAACACGTTCCAAAAACCCCTTCATCAGTGCGGGCATGTCGCCAAGCCACAGGGGAAAGAGGAAGACGATGCGGGTCGCCTTCAGCATGGCGTCGTGCACCGGCGCCAGGTCAGGCTCGAGCGGTTGAACTGTTTCGAAGCCGTTGTGCAGGATGGGATCGAATGAGATCCGGCTCAGCACAAAGAGCTCAACCTCATGCCCCGCAGACCTCGCACCCTTGGCATAGGCCTGCGCCAACGCCTCGCAAAGCGTATTTTGGCGGGGATGACCGACGACGATGACAATGCGTTCCATAGCCGTCAGTCTGCTGGTGGCGAGTCGCTCCCGGCGGTGATACTCGTCACGCATGCGACACGGGGGATTGCTACACTCGGGGCAACCGTGCAACTGCAACACACCATCGGCGGTATGACCTACAGCTTTCGCGATCTGAAAGATCTGCTGGCGAAGGCGACACCCCTGCGCTCCGGTGATGAACTTGCCGGAGTCGCGGCAAGCTCGACCGTGGAACGGGCCGCCGCGCAGATGGCGTTGGCTGATCTTCCACTGCGCATCTTCCTGGAAGAGACCCTCGTCCCTTACGAAGACGACGAGGTAACGCGGCTGATCGCCGACAGCCACGATCCTGTGGCCTTTGCTCCGGTCGGCAGCCTCACCATCGGTGGCTTCCGCGACTGGCTGTTGTCAGACGAAGCGACCGGCGGTCTCCTGGCGGGACTGGCCGCAGGCC
This genomic window from Terriglobus albidus contains:
- a CDS encoding PadR family transcriptional regulator, whose translation is MNTILPTSEVAESLTLELRRGSLVLAVLAALQQEHYGYTLRKALAERGLEMEESTLYPLLRRLETQGLLTSEWREEDKRRKRFYRLSATGVTVFEKLLAEYAGLTSALERILNSSARILASSAVVTKE
- a CDS encoding NAD(P)H-dependent oxidoreductase, yielding MERIVIVVGHPRQNTLCEALAQAYAKGARSAGHEVELFVLSRISFDPILHNGFETVQPLEPDLAPVHDAMLKATRIVFLFPLWLGDMPALMKGFLERVFQPDLVEPSRKGRFPKLLKGKHARIIITMGMPGFVFRWWFGAHVLKLLKRNILALVGAGPVKATVFGNVAGVSEQGRGRWIQKAEALGRAAA
- a CDS encoding DUF1284 domain-containing protein — encoded protein: MIRLRPHHLLCMLTYKGEGYSPEFIANFDRLTRQLAASGEPVEIVSGPDDICAPLIAGGDCHCFNESVLERDQKAAQQLSRLLGEPVVPGAILELTGTRLAMLRTAFRNGDIRAACEECPWKQLCDGIAGSGFKGVKLA
- a CDS encoding biotin transporter BioY — translated: MELRARLSPFVDAGTNTLTRSVVKVALGTLFLAASSWLAVPMFPVPITMQTYAVLVVGALFGARLGTITVLAWLAEAVIGLPVLAHGSAGVALFMGPTAGYLASFPVTAAFIGWLTDRKWINGVAANLGAMLAGNVINLGMGAAWLATLIGWNKAIAAGVMPFVIGALVKAGLATATVMAARRTFKPAA